GAGCGGCCGGTGACGACGACCACGCGGCCGCTCTCGACCGCGGCGTCGCAGACCTGCTGGATGCGGTGGATGTGGCTCGCGAACGACGCGACGATGATGCGCCCGGTCGCGCGGAGGAAGATGTCGCGCAGCGAGGCGCCGACCGACGCCTCCGGCGGCGAGTAGCCCGGGTTCTCGGCGTTGGTGGAGTCGCTCATCAGCAGCAGGACACCCTGCTTGCCCGCTTTGGTCAGCGCGCCGAAGTCGGTGAAGCGGCCGTCGATGGGCGTCTGGTCGAACTTGAAGTCACCGGTGTGCAGCACGTTGCCGACGGGCGTGCGCACGAGCAGCGCGACGCCGTCGGGGATGGAGTGGTTGACCGGGATGAAGTCGAGCCCGAAGCACCCCAGGTTCACGTGGCTGCCGCCGTTGACCTCGCGGAGCTTCGGCTTCTTGATGCCGTGCTCGGTCAGCTTGGACGCGATGAGGCCGAGGGTGAGCGCCGTGCCGAGGACCGGGACAGGCTTGCCGAGGTCCTTGAGCAGGTACGGCAGCGCCCCGGTATGGTCCTCATGGCCGTGCGTGATGACGATGCCGCGCAGCTTGTCCGCGCGCTTCAGTATGTAGCTGTAGTCGGGCAGGATGAGGTCCACGCCCGGGTGGTCGTCGTCGGGGAACATGAGCCCCGCGTCGATGACGACCATGTCGTCCCCGTACTCGAGGACGGTCATGTTCTTGCCCACTTCGTCCAGGCCCCCGAGGGGCAGGACGCGCAGGCGCTCCTTCTTGGTCATGGCGGTGTCTTCTCGACTCTCCTTGTCGTGGTACGGCCCGCGTGGGTGCGCAGGCTCGCTCGGGTCGTGCGCGCCGGCACCCGCGGACGGACGGCGGCGTTACGTTCGGTCAGTGCCTGTGCGTCACGCGAGCAGGCCGACGCCGCGCATGACGCGCGCGAGCTCGGCGGACTGCTCGGGAGTGGGCGGCACGAGCGGCAGGCGCACCGTGCCGACCGGGAAGCCGGCCAGGCGCAGCGCGTCCTTGACCATGATCGGGTTCGCCGTCATGAAGAGCGCCTTGAACAGCGGCAACAGGCTCAGGTGGAGTTTGAGCGCGCGGGTGTGCTCGCCGGCGACCTGCGCGGCGATCATCTCGGCCATCTGCGGGCCGACGACATGGCTCGCCACCGAGATGATGCCGGTGCCGCCCATGGCCATGATCGGCAGGGTCATCTCGTCGTCGCCCGAGAGGACCTCGAAGCCGTCGGGCGCGTCGCCGACGATGCGCGCGACCTGCGCGAGGTCGGGGTTGGACTGCTTGACCGCGACGACGTTGCCGCAGTCGCGTGCGACGCGCAGGATCGTCTCGGGCTCCATGTTCACGACGCAGCGCGCCGGGATGTTGTACATGATGACCGGGACATCGACCGCCGAGGCGATCGAGCAGAAGTGCCGGTACATGCCCTCCTGCGGCGGCTTGTTGTAGTACGGCACGACGGCCATGATCGCGTCCACGCCTCCGAGCGCCGTGACCTTGCGCGCGAACTCGACCGAGTCGTCGGTGCAGTTGTCGCCGACGTTGGCGACGATGGGGACGCGGCCGCCGACCGCGTCGATGACGGTGCGGAACAGCTCGAGCTTCTGGTCGTAGAAGACAGTCGGCGACTCACCGGTGGTCCCGCAGACGATGAGGCCCTGGGTCCCGGTCGCGATCAGGCGGTCGGCGAGCTCGCCCGCGCGCGGCAGGTCGAGGTGGCCGTCGGCCGTGAACGGCGTGACCATGGCTGTGAGAAGGCGCCCGAAGCGCGGCGTGGCGGACATGGTGGTTCACCCCTTGGTTCGCTTGGCGGACAGTCTACCGCATCGGGCTGACAGCGGGGTCGGTCAGCGCCTTCCATCGCACGATGCGCGCAGGATACGGGTAGTAGCCGTCCGCCGAGGGGGTCGCCACGGTCCGGACGCCTCGGAAACGGGGATCGGCCTCGATCCAAGCGCCCTTCGCGGTACAGATGACGACGTGCATCCCGTTGCCCGAGACGGCGAGGTCGCCGGGCCGCGCGTCCGCGGCGTTGACCGACGACGGGATCGAGAGCAGCAGCGTGCGGCCACCATAGCCTTGGCCGAGCTCGGCCGCGGAGGCGTCGTGCCACCACAGGTCGGCCGCGGTACGCAGGGCGCCCGGGTCCGCTTCGGCGAGGCCGCGCTCGACCAGCGCGTCGACGAGTGCCATGCGCGCGAGCCCGGAGCAGTCGATGCCCCACAGGCGCTCCCCGCCCCAGACGTAGGGCGCACGCCCGTAGCGGGCGAGCGCGCGCACGTACGCGTCGCGCAACGGTGCGCGTGCGAGGGAACGGCCCGGAAGGCAGAGGAAGACAGCACCGGCGAGCACAGGCACCACGAGGGCCGCCACGAGCGCAGGCCTGCGGCGGGCCGCGAAGACCGCGAGCGCCCACGAGACCGCGACGCCGACGACGATCGCGAGACGCGAGGCCGTGCCGGCGACCGGGAAGATGACGAAAGCGACCGCGACAGCCAGAGCGCCGAGCGCGAACTCGGCGGCCGACGGGCGGCGCAGGACCGGGTGCGGGAGTCGGATCGTCATGAGCCGAGGCTAGCGCGCGGCTGTGGGGAAGTCGCGCGGCGTTGCCGGGACGTTGACCCCTCGCCTACCCGGCCAGCTCGAAGCCGTCGTGGAGCGCGCGCACGGCGGCGGCGCAGTCGTCGCCGCGCACGAGCACCGCGATGGTCGTGTGCGAGTCGGCGGCCTGCAGCACGTCGACGCCGGCGGCGGACAGGTGCTCGGCGACCCGCGCCATGACGCCCGGGACGCCGTGCATCCCGGCGCCCACGAGCGTGACCTTGGCGAGCGCGTCCGTGACCTCGCAGGTCAGGCCGAGCGCGGCCACGACATCGCCTACCTGTGTGACGGCAGCCTCGGGCACCGTGAACAGCAGCGTCTCCCCCGCCGGGGTGAACATGTCGAGGGACACGCCCGCGTC
This DNA window, taken from Actinomycetota bacterium, encodes the following:
- the dapA gene encoding 4-hydroxy-tetrahydrodipicolinate synthase, yielding MSATPRFGRLLTAMVTPFTADGHLDLPRAGELADRLIATGTQGLIVCGTTGESPTVFYDQKLELFRTVIDAVGGRVPIVANVGDNCTDDSVEFARKVTALGGVDAIMAVVPYYNKPPQEGMYRHFCSIASAVDVPVIMYNIPARCVVNMEPETILRVARDCGNVVAVKQSNPDLAQVARIVGDAPDGFEVLSGDDEMTLPIMAMGGTGIISVASHVVGPQMAEMIAAQVAGEHTRALKLHLSLLPLFKALFMTANPIMVKDALRLAGFPVGTVRLPLVPPTPEQSAELARVMRGVGLLA
- a CDS encoding NlpC/P60 family protein; the protein is MTIRLPHPVLRRPSAAEFALGALAVAVAFVIFPVAGTASRLAIVVGVAVSWALAVFAARRRPALVAALVVPVLAGAVFLCLPGRSLARAPLRDAYVRALARYGRAPYVWGGERLWGIDCSGLARMALVDALVERGLAEADPGALRTAADLWWHDASAAELGQGYGGRTLLLSIPSSVNAADARPGDLAVSGNGMHVVICTAKGAWIEADPRFRGVRTVATPSADGYYPYPARIVRWKALTDPAVSPMR